Proteins encoded within one genomic window of Desertibacillus haloalkaliphilus:
- a CDS encoding DUF4317 domain-containing protein: protein MNKKDIAHIRRQFKVENDLLKINDMFNVYIMKESSDIYHHQSQPFEMLDQDQQELFMNNFKKLLGGQLDEKLFELKFQHDAENNSQLILHQGLLSNDVDAWKEQMLRIVEKMLENQQYEMDIVVTFIRGEYYRPMKAQSAESEESDRDKVYSHSFILCSINKTQDPKKELLFDYIEKEFKYNIVVDPIINLTAPMGGFLFPCITDNASDVNHILYSAGKAHEPDHRFIEEVLNGEETMTAMDDKIVFEEIVKDVTGNQLNTSTLSNVYKEIHRVVEENEEEEAPKLDYKDVERVLKVSGIEDINTEKVETAFQKVIDDEKYEIKANNIVPKYTSKSIKIDTKVAKVSISPQDLEYVKQITFNGKRYLMIEVEEDTVIDGFTMLPEAFGE, encoded by the coding sequence ATGAACAAAAAAGACATTGCTCACATTCGCCGACAATTCAAAGTAGAAAATGATTTACTAAAGATCAACGACATGTTTAATGTATACATAATGAAAGAATCATCTGATATTTATCACCATCAAAGCCAACCCTTTGAAATGTTAGACCAAGATCAACAGGAGTTATTTATGAATAATTTCAAAAAGCTACTAGGTGGTCAATTGGATGAGAAGTTGTTTGAATTAAAGTTTCAACATGATGCGGAAAATAATAGCCAGCTTATTTTGCACCAAGGGTTATTAAGTAATGATGTAGACGCCTGGAAGGAACAAATGCTCCGTATTGTAGAAAAAATGTTAGAAAACCAACAATATGAGATGGATATTGTCGTAACCTTTATTCGAGGTGAATACTACAGGCCGATGAAAGCCCAAAGTGCTGAATCCGAAGAGAGTGACCGGGATAAGGTCTATTCACATTCGTTTATCTTATGTAGTATTAATAAAACCCAAGACCCCAAAAAAGAGCTGTTGTTTGATTATATCGAGAAAGAATTTAAATATAATATCGTCGTCGACCCGATCATCAACCTCACTGCTCCTATGGGAGGATTTTTATTCCCTTGTATTACTGACAATGCTTCGGATGTTAATCACATTCTCTATTCAGCCGGAAAGGCACATGAGCCTGACCATCGATTCATTGAGGAAGTATTAAATGGTGAAGAAACGATGACTGCAATGGATGACAAAATTGTTTTTGAGGAGATCGTAAAAGACGTAACTGGAAATCAACTAAACACATCGACTCTCTCTAATGTATACAAAGAAATTCACCGTGTCGTAGAAGAAAATGAAGAGGAAGAAGCACCAAAATTAGATTACAAAGACGTTGAACGTGTTTTAAAGGTGAGCGGAATTGAGGATATAAATACCGAAAAAGTAGAGACGGCGTTTCAGAAAGTGATCGATGATGAAAAATATGAAATCAAAGCAAATAACATCGTACCAAAGTATACATCTAAATCGATTAAAATTGATACAAAAGTAGCCAAGGTTTCCATTAGCCCGCAGGATCTAGAATACGTAAAACAGATCACTTTTAACGGTAAACGTTACCTTATGATCGAAGTAGAAGAAGATACAGTCATTGACGGCTTTACAATGCTTCCAGAAGCATTTGGTGAATAA
- a CDS encoding ABC transporter permease encodes MEVNTPTNKKTLDHKNFISSYGTILAGLGIIIIFSILSPSSFATFDNFINITRQISFLVIIALGATLVMAVKEFDLSIGAMASLGGVLSALLAATGVPIFLCLLIPVIVGFVIGFLNGAIITKFKVLSFVTTLAMGTVIGGVSFWITGGATVFENIPDGFKLLGQSTITFIPVLSLIMFVLVLCFWYIMSQTSLGRRLYAIGGNEKASEVSGVNIARYKNLAFAICGLLAALTGALLASRLGSAHPTGGEGYLLNAYAAVFLGMTVIRSGVPNILGTLFGATIIGVLANGLTILEVQSYIQNIITGAIIIIALISQKVGSVSK; translated from the coding sequence TTGGAAGTCAATACACCAACGAATAAAAAAACACTAGACCATAAAAATTTCATCAGTTCATACGGCACCATCCTAGCAGGCCTTGGTATTATCATTATTTTCTCAATCTTAAGCCCATCTTCATTTGCTACCTTTGATAATTTCATTAATATTACTCGGCAAATATCATTTCTTGTCATTATTGCACTAGGAGCTACCCTTGTGATGGCCGTTAAAGAATTTGATTTATCAATTGGTGCGATGGCAAGCTTAGGTGGTGTTCTGTCGGCCCTTTTAGCAGCTACTGGAGTGCCGATTTTTCTCTGCCTACTCATTCCGGTCATCGTAGGCTTTGTGATTGGCTTTTTAAACGGTGCGATTATCACGAAGTTTAAAGTCCTTTCCTTTGTTACAACGCTTGCGATGGGTACGGTTATCGGTGGTGTCAGCTTTTGGATCACTGGTGGAGCAACGGTTTTTGAAAACATCCCTGATGGTTTTAAATTATTAGGACAGTCGACGATTACTTTTATACCTGTCCTATCCTTGATTATGTTTGTGCTCGTTCTTTGTTTTTGGTATATCATGTCGCAAACGTCTCTCGGCAGAAGACTTTATGCGATCGGTGGTAATGAAAAGGCATCAGAAGTATCAGGGGTTAATATCGCCCGTTATAAAAATCTAGCATTCGCCATTTGTGGATTACTAGCCGCTTTAACTGGCGCACTTTTAGCTTCACGTCTCGGTTCAGCTCATCCTACTGGAGGGGAAGGCTATTTATTAAATGCTTATGCTGCCGTTTTTTTAGGGATGACTGTCATAAGAAGCGGTGTACCTAATATTCTAGGGACATTATTTGGAGCAACGATCATTGGGGTATTGGCAAATGGGTTAACGATATTAGAGGTCCAATCCTATATTCAAAATATCATTACAGGAGCCATCATTATTATCGCATTGATTTCACAAAAGGTAGGGAGTGTTTCTAAATGA
- a CDS encoding sugar ABC transporter ATP-binding protein: MSLLEISQLNKHFGGNHALKDMNLTVQAGEVHSLVGENGAGKSTIIKIISGVYQPSNGTIKWENERIDIHTPRDAQRLGINVIHQDRQLVPYFTGLENLFLNQAYPKKRFGFGIDWAAMKKRAATLQEEWGIHLPLSKVVSEMSPSEKTLLEILRAMMMESKLLILDEPTASLTNNEAELLFSFIKRLKEKGVSVIYISHRLEEVIELSDTVTVLIGGQIAKTLKRRELSKETIIKYMTDGKAIKTQEKINHSKSTEQILLSVKGLTTKDRFVKDIDFDLHKGEILGIYGLAGAGRTELLEAIYGQRKLNSGCIQYESQLIENPTPRNSIEHGVVLIPENRHEDALIMGNTIRENMTISILDKFTRNGVIQKKRELNSVERELERFQVKTTGSEQVVSELSGGNQQKIVFAKALLCQPNIFLCDEPTQAVDIMTRSEIHHFLREQAADGKGIIFVSSDLPEVLEISDRIIVMSEGEIVAQSENHDLQPDRVLDICYRYKKEVI; the protein is encoded by the coding sequence GTGAGTTTATTAGAAATCTCTCAGTTAAACAAGCACTTTGGAGGAAATCATGCATTAAAAGATATGAACCTTACCGTTCAAGCGGGAGAGGTGCATTCATTGGTTGGTGAAAATGGTGCTGGTAAATCGACGATCATTAAGATCATCTCAGGCGTTTATCAGCCTTCTAACGGAACGATCAAATGGGAAAATGAAAGAATAGACATACATACACCAAGAGATGCTCAACGATTAGGAATCAATGTCATTCACCAAGATCGTCAATTGGTGCCTTACTTTACAGGACTTGAAAATTTATTCTTAAATCAAGCATATCCGAAAAAGCGGTTCGGCTTCGGTATTGATTGGGCAGCTATGAAAAAAAGAGCTGCAACTTTACAAGAGGAGTGGGGAATTCATCTTCCCCTCTCTAAAGTCGTTTCAGAGATGTCTCCGTCCGAAAAAACACTACTTGAGATTTTACGAGCGATGATGATGGAATCAAAACTATTAATCCTCGATGAACCAACAGCTTCATTAACGAATAATGAAGCAGAATTACTGTTTTCATTTATTAAACGGTTAAAAGAAAAAGGGGTCTCTGTTATTTATATCTCTCATCGATTGGAAGAAGTGATAGAGTTATCCGATACAGTGACCGTACTCATTGGCGGGCAAATAGCAAAGACACTAAAAAGAAGAGAGTTATCGAAAGAAACGATTATCAAATATATGACAGATGGAAAAGCGATAAAAACTCAAGAAAAAATAAATCATAGCAAGTCAACCGAACAAATCCTTTTATCAGTCAAAGGGTTAACAACCAAAGACCGTTTCGTTAAAGATATTGACTTTGACTTACATAAAGGTGAAATCCTTGGAATCTATGGGTTAGCTGGGGCTGGACGAACAGAGTTACTAGAAGCGATCTATGGACAAAGAAAATTAAACTCAGGATGTATTCAATATGAGAGTCAATTGATCGAGAACCCAACTCCACGCAACTCTATTGAACACGGGGTTGTGCTTATTCCTGAGAACCGTCACGAAGATGCACTGATCATGGGAAATACGATTCGTGAAAATATGACGATCTCTATTCTAGATAAATTTACAAGGAACGGTGTTATTCAAAAGAAGCGGGAGCTAAACTCAGTTGAGCGCGAACTCGAGCGATTTCAGGTGAAAACAACAGGAAGTGAACAGGTGGTGTCTGAACTAAGTGGGGGGAATCAGCAAAAAATTGTATTTGCAAAAGCATTATTATGCCAACCAAACATTTTCTTATGTGATGAACCAACTCAAGCTGTAGACATTATGACACGCTCTGAAATTCATCATTTCCTGAGAGAGCAAGCTGCTGACGGGAAAGGCATTATTTTCGTCTCATCTGACCTTCCAGAAGTATTGGAGATTAGTGATCGAATCATCGTGATGAGTGAGGGAGAAATTGTCGCTCAATCAGAAAACCATGATCTACAACCTGATCGTGTACTAGATATTTGCTATCGTTATAAAAAGGAGGTCATTTAG
- a CDS encoding catalase, whose product MNASLNGDDKKRETLTTRQGQPVHDNQNIRTIGDRGPATLENYHFIEKISHFDREEVPERVVHARGSGAFGYFETYGKVGDEPVEKYTRAKVFSGAGKKTPLMVRFSTVAGAKDSPETARDPRGFAVKIYTEEGNWDLVGNNLKIFFIRDAMKFPDMIHAFKPDPASNVPNPERMFDFVSRTPEATHMITFLFSPWGIPATYRHMQGSGVNTYKWVNDKGEAVLVKYHWEPKQGIRNLTQDEADEIQAKNVGHATQDLYEAIENGDYPEWELFVQIMEDDYHPELDFDPLDDTKLWPEDKFPWLPVGRMVLDRNPEDFHAEIEQAAFGTGVLVDGMDFSDDKMLQGRTFSYSDTQRYRVGANYLKLPVNAPKTDVRTNQHRGQMAIHDKEEFGDNPHINYEPSMLGGYEEASKENKPPHQPTYNAAAMSAPIDRPNNYGQAGDTYRSFEDWEREELINNLSEALAVCDKKIQDAMIDHFTQADEDYGRRVKEGIEQKMKEIENMEKENTVPGREAGQSKYGQGSLDANEATKDAVKKSHEADPY is encoded by the coding sequence ATGAATGCTTCTTTAAATGGAGATGATAAGAAGCGTGAAACACTGACAACACGCCAAGGACAACCTGTTCATGATAATCAAAACATCCGTACGATTGGAGATCGTGGACCAGCGACACTTGAGAATTATCATTTTATAGAAAAAATTTCACATTTTGATCGAGAAGAGGTACCAGAGCGTGTCGTACACGCAAGAGGTTCTGGAGCATTTGGCTATTTTGAAACGTACGGAAAAGTTGGTGACGAACCTGTAGAGAAGTATACTCGAGCTAAAGTATTTTCGGGTGCTGGAAAGAAAACACCGTTAATGGTTCGTTTCTCCACAGTAGCAGGAGCGAAGGATTCTCCGGAGACAGCTCGTGACCCACGCGGCTTTGCGGTAAAAATTTATACAGAAGAAGGTAACTGGGACCTGGTTGGGAATAACTTGAAAATTTTCTTTATTCGTGATGCGATGAAGTTCCCTGATATGATTCACGCATTTAAGCCGGATCCTGCTTCAAACGTGCCGAATCCTGAGCGGATGTTTGACTTCGTATCTCGTACACCAGAAGCAACACATATGATTACATTCCTATTCTCCCCATGGGGAATTCCAGCGACATACCGCCACATGCAAGGTTCTGGTGTAAATACGTATAAGTGGGTAAATGATAAAGGCGAGGCTGTACTAGTGAAGTATCACTGGGAGCCGAAGCAAGGGATTCGTAATTTAACACAAGATGAGGCGGATGAGATTCAAGCGAAGAATGTCGGTCATGCAACACAAGATTTATATGAGGCGATTGAGAATGGAGATTATCCGGAATGGGAGCTCTTTGTACAAATTATGGAGGATGATTATCATCCGGAACTTGATTTTGACCCTCTTGATGATACAAAGCTGTGGCCAGAGGATAAGTTCCCTTGGCTACCGGTCGGTCGCATGGTTCTGGATCGCAACCCAGAAGATTTCCATGCGGAGATTGAACAAGCGGCCTTTGGAACAGGGGTTCTTGTTGATGGGATGGACTTCTCAGATGATAAAATGCTTCAAGGTCGTACCTTCTCTTACTCTGATACACAGCGTTACCGTGTTGGTGCGAACTATCTGAAGTTACCTGTGAATGCACCAAAAACGGATGTTCGCACGAATCAACATCGTGGCCAAATGGCAATTCATGATAAAGAAGAGTTTGGAGATAATCCACATATTAACTATGAGCCATCGATGCTTGGAGGTTATGAGGAAGCAAGTAAAGAAAATAAACCACCACACCAGCCAACGTATAATGCAGCAGCAATGAGTGCACCGATTGATCGTCCGAATAACTATGGACAAGCGGGGGATACATACCGGAGCTTTGAAGATTGGGAGCGCGAAGAGCTGATCAATAATCTATCTGAAGCCCTTGCCGTATGTGATAAAAAAATACAGGATGCGATGATTGATCACTTCACACAAGCAGATGAAGATTATGGGCGTCGTGTGAAGGAAGGAATCGAACAGAAAATGAAAGAAATAGAGAATATGGAGAAGGAAAACACAGTACCGGGGCGTGAAGCAGGTCAATCGAAATATGGTCAAGGATCACTAGATGCTAATGAAGCTACAAAAGATGCTGTGAAGAAGAGTCACGAGGCTGACCCATATTAA
- a CDS encoding protein-glutamine gamma-glutamyltransferase, whose product MIQISGIPFQLNDQWELNSVERTIIQHMENAPVLYSYYSVDEFLFEIRLRKNIISNANAMSQSQAQFTTFDYARCNPEYWQLTIEGGFLLRPDVQPADAILDIYENSSLYAYECATAIIIIYYHATLYSIGRNLFNSLFQNLYLYSWHTDSSLTIDTFYSDHFLPGDVVYFNNPDFHPNTPWFRGLNAVLLNDGRFFGHGFPIGTMEQIIEILNDRRRPGSQQQAYLTSLVTRPSIHYLGNFLRQQTSRTPYKVQRPVVHHNKNSICYLQYLYYLANGTD is encoded by the coding sequence ATGATACAAATATCAGGGATCCCGTTTCAACTTAATGATCAGTGGGAACTCAACAGTGTTGAAAGAACCATCATTCAACACATGGAGAATGCACCCGTCTTATATTCTTATTATTCCGTGGATGAATTTTTGTTTGAAATCAGACTACGAAAAAACATTATCTCAAATGCAAACGCAATGAGTCAAAGTCAAGCTCAGTTTACAACCTTTGACTATGCCCGTTGTAACCCTGAGTATTGGCAATTAACAATCGAAGGTGGGTTCCTGTTACGACCTGATGTGCAACCTGCCGATGCGATTCTCGACATTTATGAAAACAGTTCACTCTATGCGTATGAATGTGCAACTGCTATTATCATCATCTATTACCACGCCACACTCTACAGTATTGGCAGAAATTTATTTAATTCTCTTTTTCAAAACCTTTACCTTTATAGCTGGCATACCGATTCTAGCCTTACGATCGATACCTTTTACTCAGACCACTTTTTACCCGGTGATGTTGTTTATTTTAATAACCCTGACTTTCATCCAAATACTCCATGGTTTAGGGGCCTTAATGCCGTCCTCCTCAACGATGGTCGTTTTTTTGGTCATGGATTTCCCATAGGGACGATGGAACAGATTATTGAAATTCTCAATGACCGTAGACGACCAGGCAGTCAGCAGCAAGCCTATTTAACAAGCCTAGTGACAAGACCTTCTATTCACTACTTAGGAAACTTTTTAAGGCAGCAAACAAGCCGTACACCTTACAAAGTACAACGTCCGGTCGTACACCATAACAAAAATTCAATCTGTTATTTACAGTATTTATATTATCTCGCTAATGGAACGGATTAG
- the cyoE gene encoding heme o synthase translates to MLKTEQLTNTEQRPKLDIISQTIKTGIIKSNLITMFAGMTLAIFTYEVSFIDKLPDMVLAILGTILVIGAAGAFNNLYDRDIDAIMERTKVRPTVTGMISFKTVLWLAILMSILGIFALSLTTPLAGLLGFLGLFFYIGPYTMWSKRRTIYNTEIGSISGAMPPLIGWAAMYPDITHPAIIGLFIVAVIWQMPHFYAIAIRRNDEYKAASVPMLPVIKGVRRTYIQTNVYLVILIAISVLFGTLSLGLMLVALLLSIAWLILSIYGYHKMVAEKWAKAMFIYSLIHMTILFSTVIIYSIIGILF, encoded by the coding sequence TTGCTAAAAACAGAACAATTAACAAATACAGAACAACGCCCAAAACTAGATATCATTTCACAAACAATCAAAACTGGAATTATTAAATCTAATCTCATTACTATGTTTGCTGGTATGACGTTAGCTATATTCACTTATGAAGTCAGTTTCATAGATAAACTACCTGACATGGTACTCGCAATTCTAGGCACTATACTTGTAATAGGTGCAGCTGGTGCCTTTAATAATTTATATGATCGAGATATTGACGCCATTATGGAGCGAACAAAAGTGAGACCAACTGTCACGGGAATGATTTCGTTTAAGACTGTCTTATGGCTTGCTATTTTAATGTCTATCCTTGGAATTTTTGCTCTTTCACTTACTACACCTCTAGCAGGCTTGCTTGGCTTTTTAGGTCTTTTCTTTTATATAGGACCTTATACGATGTGGAGTAAAAGAAGAACCATTTATAATACTGAAATCGGTAGTATCTCGGGTGCGATGCCCCCATTAATTGGTTGGGCAGCTATGTATCCCGACATTACACACCCTGCGATTATCGGACTTTTCATTGTTGCTGTGATATGGCAAATGCCACATTTTTACGCGATTGCGATCCGAAGAAACGATGAATATAAAGCAGCCAGTGTTCCGATGTTACCCGTCATCAAAGGTGTTAGACGAACATATATACAAACGAATGTTTATCTTGTGATTCTCATTGCTATCAGTGTTTTATTTGGCACCTTAAGTCTAGGGCTTATGCTAGTAGCTTTACTCTTAAGTATAGCTTGGCTTATCTTAAGTATTTATGGCTATCATAAAATGGTTGCAGAGAAATGGGCGAAGGCTATGTTTATCTATTCTCTCATTCACATGACAATCCTGTTTTCAACGGTCATCATTTACTCAATCATTGGAATTTTATTTTAG
- a CDS encoding YjcZ family sporulation protein: MYSNVNVPPTLGANIPPNIPPNVPPMPTHEAPVTAPAFGYGYVAPARPRNYFTLIVVLFILLIIVGASIYTAC; the protein is encoded by the coding sequence ATGTATTCTAATGTAAACGTACCACCGACTCTCGGAGCAAATATCCCACCGAACATTCCACCGAATGTTCCACCTATGCCAACCCATGAAGCTCCAGTAACAGCTCCTGCATTTGGTTATGGCTATGTGGCTCCAGCTCGACCGAGAAATTATTTCACCTTAATTGTCGTGTTGTTTATCTTATTAATCATTGTAGGTGCAAGTATTTATACGGCATGCTAA
- a CDS encoding sugar ABC transporter substrate-binding protein, protein MMKKLLTMIAFISIVAVMAACTSESGSSTDEDEKRLAILTPYLSSVTTKQMVDELEENAEEKGWSTNVVDTNGDVGALASRMEDVISSNVDAIVLVSTDPNQVETQIQQASERGIHVFGSDASYIEGMTLNVTSDNQAMSETITDYLLEQMGGEGNLIVFTHRPHPGVLQRSIKLDEMLEANPDINVITEQEIQVPGPIEDSRQQMENLLLANAEDDSITAVWAAWDEPAIGAAQAIEAANRENIIVTGIDGNSQALDMIQAGSPVQATVEQNFIGMAQIVIEQMEHVFNGEDVEDTEMYAPAELITAD, encoded by the coding sequence ATGATGAAAAAGTTATTAACGATGATTGCATTTATATCTATTGTAGCAGTAATGGCAGCATGTACTTCTGAGTCAGGAAGCAGTACTGATGAAGATGAAAAGCGTTTAGCGATTCTAACGCCGTATTTATCTTCAGTGACAACTAAACAAATGGTTGATGAACTAGAAGAAAATGCAGAAGAAAAAGGTTGGTCCACGAATGTCGTTGATACGAATGGAGATGTCGGTGCACTTGCATCAAGAATGGAAGATGTTATTTCATCTAATGTAGATGCGATTGTTCTTGTAAGTACGGATCCAAATCAGGTTGAAACACAAATCCAACAAGCATCCGAGCGAGGCATTCACGTATTTGGTAGTGATGCAAGTTATATAGAAGGAATGACATTAAATGTAACGAGTGATAATCAAGCGATGTCTGAGACGATCACGGATTACCTACTTGAACAAATGGGTGGTGAGGGGAATCTGATCGTATTTACACACCGTCCTCATCCTGGCGTATTACAACGGTCGATTAAACTAGACGAAATGTTAGAAGCAAATCCTGATATTAACGTTATTACAGAGCAAGAAATTCAAGTACCAGGTCCAATTGAAGATTCTCGTCAGCAAATGGAGAACCTACTTTTAGCTAACGCAGAAGATGATTCTATTACAGCCGTATGGGCAGCTTGGGATGAGCCGGCGATTGGTGCTGCACAAGCCATTGAGGCTGCAAACCGAGAAAATATTATCGTCACCGGTATTGACGGAAATAGTCAGGCACTTGATATGATTCAAGCAGGGTCTCCGGTTCAAGCAACCGTAGAGCAAAACTTTATTGGAATGGCTCAAATCGTGATCGAGCAAATGGAGCATGTATTTAACGGTGAAGACGTAGAAGATACAGAAATGTATGCACCTGCAGAGTTAATTACAGCTGACTAA
- the trpA gene encoding tryptophan synthase subunit alpha gives MMANHNGLIKGVKNDRKKFLTGYFIAGDPSFEESVRLIKQGVDAGLDVVEVGIPSKSPFLDGDVIQKAQERTRKHFYKKSQYIALLQRLRQEVHVPIWVMGYSSDVVCENLYIDLAEEGLADAFIIPDLSKERLKAVREKLERYRVQVIPVVNKEMNDEDLSFVSQGSDIIYCQLYAGKTGEDVDSLDFLPQLEKKMRKVTNGALMAGFGIKTPRRVQEVIGYGFDGVVVGSEIVRHIEQKQTKTLVRFIRSLKQATK, from the coding sequence ATGATGGCTAATCATAATGGTTTGATAAAGGGCGTGAAAAATGACCGAAAAAAATTTCTGACCGGATACTTTATCGCCGGAGACCCTAGCTTTGAAGAATCTGTAAGGCTCATTAAACAAGGGGTAGATGCTGGGTTGGACGTTGTTGAAGTGGGCATTCCGAGTAAATCCCCTTTTTTAGATGGGGATGTTATTCAAAAGGCACAAGAGCGAACACGTAAACACTTTTATAAAAAAAGTCAGTATATCGCTCTTTTACAGAGGTTACGCCAAGAGGTTCATGTACCGATTTGGGTGATGGGCTATAGCTCTGATGTGGTTTGCGAAAATCTTTACATTGATCTTGCTGAAGAAGGCTTAGCAGATGCTTTTATTATTCCTGACCTGTCAAAAGAAAGGCTGAAAGCGGTTAGAGAAAAGCTTGAACGATATCGTGTTCAAGTCATACCTGTCGTTAACAAGGAAATGAATGATGAGGACCTTTCCTTTGTTAGTCAAGGTAGTGACATCATTTACTGCCAGCTGTATGCTGGTAAAACAGGGGAAGATGTAGATAGTCTTGACTTTCTACCACAACTAGAGAAGAAGATGAGAAAGGTAACAAACGGTGCACTGATGGCTGGCTTTGGCATTAAAACACCAAGGCGTGTCCAAGAAGTAATCGGTTATGGTTTTGATGGTGTTGTTGTTGGAAGTGAAATTGTAAGACACATTGAACAGAAACAAACTAAAACACTTGTAAGATTTATACGAAGTTTAAAACAAGCAACGAAGTGA
- a CDS encoding xylulokinase — MSYIASFDIGTTSVKGILIKKDGSTTGKSSRDIETIHGPNGEIEQNPLDWWNGVVSIAQQWWNDDRISASDIAMITFSGQMQDVVPIDVNGEAKKAILYSDNRALDEADHLYKQFDDCRMVTGNHIDGASPFAKLLWLKKHRQDTFSNCFTFLFSSKDYVIYKLTDKISTDPTTGATTGIMNIKTRDWQKGWLTANHIPMDQLPPILAADEITGEVTDEAAQETGFEKGTAVLCGCGDAGATTMGAGAIREGEGYIYLGTTGWTAIPSNTVQQLEHGVFNLAHLPKDRYISIAPLSNIGNVHKWGVETLTKTSDEKSYTAFEELVASSPAGGNGLLFLPYIHGERFPVNDPNATGVYFGITASTTNEDMARSLIEGICYSLRQTFEVLIKEKSKTLTVLGGGTKSEAWCQTLANVLGSTISIPQNSEYIPAVGAAASAFIKLQWVDNYEAFADRILRSNTVKTYEPDRELEELYTKLYEKYLKLYPAVKDLM; from the coding sequence GTGAGTTATATCGCTTCTTTTGATATTGGTACGACTTCAGTTAAAGGTATTCTTATTAAAAAAGACGGTTCAACAACTGGTAAATCAAGTCGTGACATCGAAACGATTCATGGACCAAATGGTGAAATTGAGCAAAACCCTCTTGATTGGTGGAATGGAGTTGTTTCCATTGCTCAACAATGGTGGAACGATGATCGGATCAGTGCTTCAGACATAGCTATGATCACGTTCAGTGGACAAATGCAGGATGTGGTTCCTATCGATGTAAATGGTGAAGCGAAAAAAGCAATCTTATATTCAGACAATCGAGCACTGGACGAAGCCGATCATTTATACAAACAGTTCGATGATTGTAGAATGGTTACTGGAAACCATATTGATGGTGCATCCCCGTTTGCCAAGCTGTTATGGCTAAAAAAGCATAGGCAAGATACATTCTCAAATTGCTTTACATTTTTATTCAGCTCTAAGGATTATGTCATCTATAAATTGACGGACAAAATCTCCACGGATCCTACAACTGGTGCCACAACTGGGATAATGAATATTAAAACAAGAGATTGGCAAAAAGGTTGGTTAACAGCAAATCATATACCTATGGATCAACTACCGCCGATTCTAGCTGCTGATGAAATTACTGGCGAAGTAACGGATGAAGCCGCACAAGAAACTGGTTTTGAAAAGGGAACAGCTGTGCTGTGCGGATGTGGTGACGCAGGAGCGACAACGATGGGCGCAGGTGCTATTCGAGAAGGTGAAGGCTATATCTATTTAGGTACAACTGGATGGACGGCTATCCCATCAAACACGGTCCAACAACTCGAACATGGCGTTTTTAATCTAGCCCATCTTCCCAAAGACCGTTATATCTCAATTGCCCCTTTATCAAATATCGGAAATGTACATAAATGGGGAGTGGAAACGTTAACGAAAACGAGTGATGAAAAAAGCTACACCGCCTTTGAAGAATTAGTTGCTTCTTCTCCAGCCGGCGGAAATGGATTATTGTTTTTACCATATATCCATGGCGAGCGCTTTCCAGTTAACGACCCAAACGCAACGGGAGTTTATTTCGGTATCACAGCATCAACAACGAATGAAGACATGGCTCGTTCTCTCATTGAGGGGATCTGCTATTCACTACGTCAAACGTTTGAGGTTTTAATAAAAGAAAAAAGTAAGACGTTGACAGTCCTCGGTGGCGGGACGAAAAGTGAGGCATGGTGCCAAACGTTAGCTAATGTATTGGGTTCAACGATCAGTATTCCGCAAAACAGCGAATACATCCCTGCTGTCGGTGCAGCTGCATCAGCATTTATCAAATTGCAGTGGGTTGACAACTATGAAGCCTTTGCTGATCGCATTCTTAGATCCAATACAGTGAAAACCTACGAACCAGACAGAGAACTAGAGGAATTATATACAAAGTTATATGAGAAATATTTAAAGCTCTATCCAGCCGTTAAGGATTTAATGTGA